A stretch of Alteribacter keqinensis DNA encodes these proteins:
- a CDS encoding ABC transporter ATP-binding protein, translating into MEQQEKLLEVRNLKKYFPVKGGVLQRTVGHVKAVDDISIDIYKGETLGIVGESGSGKSTLGRTILRLMDPTEGDVIFKGENIATVKQGKMRKYRQDMQMVFQDPYASLNPRMSVGEIIEEPMLVQKTMAKKDRKEKVVDLLKKVGLPAEAREKYPHEFSGGQRQRIGIARALSMNPEFVIGDEPVSALDVSVQSQVLNLMEDLQKEFNLTYLFIAHDLSVVKHISDRVGVMYLGRMAEIGPKKLIYDNPLHPYTKALLSSVPVPDVTRRREKIKLKGELPSPSNPPTGCSFHTRCPEAHDRCKVDRPELIHQGEGQYVACHLYSEKK; encoded by the coding sequence ATGGAACAACAAGAGAAGCTGTTAGAAGTACGAAATCTTAAAAAATACTTTCCTGTAAAAGGGGGAGTACTTCAACGGACAGTCGGACACGTAAAAGCAGTCGATGATATCAGTATCGATATTTATAAAGGTGAAACTCTTGGGATTGTTGGGGAGTCAGGTTCCGGGAAGTCGACTCTCGGCCGGACCATTCTCAGACTTATGGATCCTACTGAAGGAGACGTCATTTTTAAAGGCGAAAACATCGCAACGGTTAAACAGGGGAAAATGCGAAAGTACCGTCAGGATATGCAGATGGTATTCCAGGACCCTTACGCATCTCTTAACCCAAGGATGAGTGTAGGAGAAATTATTGAAGAACCGATGCTTGTTCAAAAAACGATGGCAAAAAAAGACCGTAAAGAGAAAGTTGTCGACCTTTTGAAAAAGGTAGGCCTGCCGGCAGAAGCGAGAGAGAAGTATCCTCACGAATTCTCAGGCGGTCAAAGACAGAGAATCGGGATTGCAAGAGCCCTCAGTATGAACCCTGAATTCGTTATTGGTGATGAGCCGGTATCCGCGCTAGATGTATCGGTTCAATCGCAGGTTCTTAACCTGATGGAAGACTTACAGAAAGAATTTAATCTCACTTATCTCTTTATTGCCCATGATTTGAGTGTTGTTAAACATATTTCTGACAGAGTAGGTGTCATGTACCTGGGAAGAATGGCCGAAATCGGTCCAAAGAAGCTCATTTACGACAACCCGCTTCACCCGTATACGAAAGCCCTTCTATCTTCTGTACCGGTTCCGGATGTTACACGGAGAAGAGAGAAGATAAAATTAAAAGGAGAGCTTCCGAGTCCGTCAAATCCGCCGACTGGGTGCTCATTCCACACACGATGCCCCGAGGCTCATGACCGGTGCAAAGTGGACAGGCCTGAACTGATTCATCAAGGTGAAGGACAGTATGTGGCTTGTCATTTGTACAGTGAAAAGAAATAA
- a CDS encoding ABC transporter ATP-binding protein, whose translation MEGDRVAKAVDGVDFHIDRGETLALVGESGSGKSITSLSVMRLIPQPPGKILEGSIKLDGKELLTLSDSEMRKVRGNDMGMIFQEPMTSLNPVFTIGNQIAETLMKHKKMTKKQAYKKAVELLRVVGFARAEDIVNEYPHQLSGGMRQRAMIAIAMSCDPKLLIADEPTTALDVTIQAQILDLMVEMKEKFDSSILLITHDLGVVAEVADRVMVMYGGQIVEEARADELFTDPQHPYTRGLMGSIPNIDADVERLESIRGSVPPAHRFPQGCRFAPRCDHAMDICRESNPELLETKAKHKVRCYLYEPLSGEGGQGNGTTREAVRSTKS comes from the coding sequence ATGGAAGGTGACAGAGTAGCCAAAGCAGTTGACGGTGTTGATTTTCATATCGACCGTGGAGAAACGCTGGCTCTTGTAGGAGAATCCGGAAGTGGAAAAAGTATTACGTCTTTATCGGTTATGAGGCTGATCCCTCAGCCGCCAGGGAAGATACTTGAAGGATCCATTAAATTGGACGGAAAAGAGTTGTTGACGCTATCTGACAGTGAGATGAGGAAGGTACGCGGAAACGACATGGGTATGATATTCCAGGAACCGATGACCTCATTGAACCCTGTTTTTACAATAGGAAACCAGATCGCAGAAACGTTAATGAAACATAAAAAAATGACAAAGAAACAAGCATATAAAAAAGCAGTCGAGCTTCTCAGAGTCGTAGGTTTTGCACGGGCAGAAGACATCGTTAACGAGTATCCCCACCAGCTTTCAGGGGGGATGCGTCAACGTGCGATGATCGCCATCGCTATGTCCTGTGACCCAAAACTATTGATCGCTGATGAGCCTACAACTGCCCTTGATGTAACCATTCAGGCCCAGATTCTGGACTTGATGGTGGAAATGAAAGAGAAGTTTGACTCTTCCATCCTCCTTATTACCCATGACCTTGGAGTAGTAGCAGAAGTAGCCGACCGGGTTATGGTTATGTATGGCGGTCAGATTGTTGAAGAAGCGAGAGCAGATGAACTATTTACAGACCCGCAGCATCCATATACAAGAGGTTTGATGGGAAGTATCCCGAATATTGACGCTGATGTTGAACGGCTTGAATCGATCAGAGGATCCGTACCGCCTGCGCACCGTTTCCCACAAGGATGCCGATTCGCACCACGGTGTGATCACGCAATGGATATCTGCCGGGAATCGAATCCGGAGCTGCTGGAGACAAAAGCTAAACACAAAGTGCGCTGTTATCTCTACGAGCCTTTGAGTGGAGAAGGAGGACAAGGCAATGGAACAACAAGAGAAGCTGTTAGAAGTACGAAATCTTAA
- the serS gene encoding serine--tRNA ligase produces MLDVKLLRKDFENIKEKLAHRNEDISDLDRFGELDVTRRELIKKTEELKGRRNTVSQEVSQLKREKKDADHLIKEMKEVSATIKDLDDKLRTVDQELEQLLLTIPNIPHESVPVGADEEDNHEARKWGDLPAFSFEAKPHWDLATNLGILDFERASKVTGSRFVFYKGQGARLERALINFMMDLHEDEHGYEEVMPPYMVNRDSMTGTGQLPKFEEDAFKIREEDYFLIPTAEVPVTNMHRDEIIDANQLPIAYTAYSACFRSEAGSAGRDTRGLIRQHQFNKVELVRFVKPEESYEQLELLTSHAEKVLQLLKLPYRVMNMCTGDLGFTAAKKYDIEVWIPSYETYREISSCSNFESFQARRANIRFRPEAKGKTDYVHTLNGSGLAIGRTVAAILENYQQEDGTVVIPEVLRPYMGGKEVIK; encoded by the coding sequence ATGTTAGATGTAAAATTACTGCGAAAAGACTTTGAAAACATCAAAGAAAAACTTGCACACAGAAATGAAGACATTAGTGATCTTGACCGCTTCGGAGAGCTCGATGTGACAAGACGGGAACTTATTAAAAAAACAGAAGAACTAAAGGGCCGCAGAAACACCGTATCCCAGGAGGTCTCTCAGTTAAAAAGAGAGAAAAAAGACGCAGATCATCTGATAAAAGAAATGAAGGAAGTATCTGCAACAATCAAAGATCTTGATGATAAACTGCGAACCGTGGATCAGGAACTGGAACAGCTGCTCCTCACAATTCCTAATATTCCTCACGAGAGTGTACCCGTGGGTGCTGATGAAGAGGACAACCATGAAGCTCGTAAATGGGGAGATCTGCCGGCGTTTTCCTTTGAGGCGAAGCCTCATTGGGATCTTGCGACAAACCTCGGAATCCTTGATTTCGAGCGTGCCTCAAAAGTTACAGGAAGCCGTTTCGTTTTCTATAAAGGACAAGGGGCGAGACTTGAGCGTGCCCTGATCAACTTTATGATGGATCTTCATGAAGATGAGCACGGCTATGAAGAAGTGATGCCGCCGTACATGGTTAACCGAGACAGCATGACTGGAACAGGTCAGCTTCCGAAGTTTGAAGAAGATGCATTCAAAATTCGTGAGGAAGACTACTTTCTTATCCCAACAGCAGAAGTACCGGTAACGAATATGCATCGTGATGAAATCATTGATGCAAACCAGCTTCCGATTGCCTATACTGCATACAGCGCATGTTTCCGTTCTGAAGCAGGCTCTGCGGGAAGAGATACGCGAGGGCTGATCAGACAGCACCAGTTTAACAAAGTGGAGCTTGTTCGTTTTGTTAAGCCTGAAGAATCTTATGAACAACTGGAGCTTCTTACTTCCCACGCCGAGAAAGTCCTTCAGCTGCTTAAGCTTCCATACCGTGTTATGAACATGTGTACCGGAGATCTTGGTTTTACAGCTGCTAAGAAGTACGATATCGAAGTGTGGATCCCAAGCTATGAGACATACCGGGAGATTTCTTCCTGCAGTAACTTTGAATCTTTTCAGGCACGACGTGCGAACATCCGTTTCAGACCTGAAGCAAAAGGTAAGACTGATTACGTGCACACGTTAAATGGATCCGGCCTGGCTATTGGCCGGACAGTTGCTGCTATTCTTGAGAATTATCAGCAGGAAGACGGCACTGTTGTTATTCCTGAAGTGTTAAGACCGTATATGGGTGGAAAAGAAGTAATTAAATAA